The sequence GCGCGGCCAGGAGGGCGGGCGCGGGCCCGTCCGCGAAGCCGTGGTTCACCTCGGTCGCGTCGATCTTGCTCGCGAACGGGGGGTAGCTCGGCTCGAGCGCGATCCCCCTGGCCGCGAGCAGCCGCGCGACGAGCAGCCGCGCCTGCTGCGCCTCGTCGGCCGCCTCGAGCAGGATCCGCGTCGACTCCTGCGGCGCGTGGAACCCCATGCCGTTGGCCGCGCCGACGTAGTCCCAGAGGAACTGCGCGCGTCGCACGCGCCCGCGCGCCTCGGTCAGCTCGGCGTCGCCGACCTTCGCCTGCATCGCCGCGGCGATGTCGAAGTGCGCCTTGACGAGCGCGGCCTCCACGCGGAGGCGCGCCTCGTAGACACGGTCCTGGATCGCGGTGACGCGCTCGGTGATCTCCTTCTCGGACCACCTGTGGCAGACGGCGCAGCTCCCCGCGACGTTGTTGAGCGGGCTCTGCACGTGGTGATCCGTGAACTTCACGCCGCCCTCGGTGCGGTACGGCATGTGGCAGTCCGCGCAGGCGACGTTCCGGTACGCGTGGATCCCCTGGCGCCACATCTCGTAGTCGGGGTGCTGGGCCTTCAAGATCGGGGTCTTCGAGATCGCGTGCACGAAGTCGACGTGACCGATCTCCTCGTAGTACGCGAGCGCGCCGTCCACGCCGAGCCCCTCGTCCCACGGGAACTTGAGGTAGTCCTGCGGCTCCTTCTGGAAGTAGTACTCGACGTGGCACTGCGCGCAAACCAGCGACCGCATCTCCTGGTGCGTCGCCTTGTCGATATCCTTGCCCTGCGCCGCGAACGCCTCGCGCAGCGCGGGCCGCGTGATGCGCAGGCGCATCGTCTCGGGATCGTGGCAGTCCTGGCAGCCGATCGGGTTCTTTATCTCGCCCTTGAGGTCGTGGAAGTTGGACGCGTAGAACTCCTTCGCGCCCATCTCGGCCATGATGCGGGGGACGTCCGTGCTCTTGCAGCTCCAGCACGTGCCCGGGTTCCTCGGCTTCTTGATCCTCTGCGTCGCGGTCACGTCCTCCACCGCGTGGAAGTGGCCGCGCGCCTGCTTGTACTCCTTGGCGAAGCCGTAACCCGCCCACAGGACCA is a genomic window of Pseudomonadota bacterium containing:
- a CDS encoding ammonia-forming cytochrome c nitrite reductase subunit c552, which translates into the protein MNDNATQPKGGLPRWVPAALFLLIAAVVALVAMLAMSVMERRWEAARPEIVVRPLKAFEPDNAVWGQNYPREYESYRMTEDSTTRTKHGGSFPRDYLEEDPNLVVLWAGYGFAKEYKQARGHFHAVEDVTATQRIKKPRNPGTCWSCKSTDVPRIMAEMGAKEFYASNFHDLKGEIKNPIGCQDCHDPETMRLRITRPALREAFAAQGKDIDKATHQEMRSLVCAQCHVEYYFQKEPQDYLKFPWDEGLGVDGALAYYEEIGHVDFVHAISKTPILKAQHPDYEMWRQGIHAYRNVACADCHMPYRTEGGVKFTDHHVQSPLNNVAGSCAVCHRWSEKEITERVTAIQDRVYEARLRVEAALVKAHFDIAAAMQAKVGDAELTEARGRVRRAQFLWDYVGAANGMGFHAPQESTRILLEAADEAQQARLLVARLLAARGIALEPSYPPFASKIDATEVNHGFADGPAPALLAAPPAPAAEPDAGQQEI